A stretch of DNA from Plasmodium berghei ANKA genome assembly, chromosome: 11:
aatatattatatttcccatatattattattaaaccttattttaataaattttataaaaattttcttAGTGTGCGATATTTcaaaatgttaataatCTTTTTAATAAAGGAGAACTTGATTTTGATGcaataaatttgaaaaatggACCTTACATTCGGTATTGCCCTTATCATATAGAATcaagaaaatatgaatgTAAAAACATTTATGATGGACTTAACGCTCTGTGTATGCATTTATTTACTgaattatacaaaattcCTGGAGAGGCAATGAAATTTAAAAGTGGCAATAACGAATATGTTGGATACATTATGATGTGGCTAAGTTATAGATTATTTCAGATAAACGATTATAATGATCCAACTTTACtccaattttataaaaattatttaatgaacacgtttataaattatgagCATTtggataaaataaaaaaaaacaggtATTTGAAGGATGCCAACATTGTATATATGAgtcaattatataatttatttaatggAATATGTAATCTCACTTTGAAATATTCAATAAATCCTACAGAAATTAGTCCAATTATTTTAGGTTCTAAccaaatttataatattcataaaaatctttataatgatattaaaGAATGTGATTcatatctttatttattaaatactttaaaaacagaatatgaaaaaataaaaaataaaattactAAGAATAAAAGGCGTGATTTAATTAGTGGTCAACTATATgctaatattaaaaatctTGTTGATACAAGGAAActagataaaaaatataaatctgGATTTGGGTTCGAAGAATGTATAAGAGAAAATTCAAagattaataaaaaattccCCAATCCTGCTACAAAAGATCAAAATCCTAAACCATCATCTGAACGAAATCGACCATCTAAACCGCACAcaacaattaaaaaaccTGTACAAAAGGGTATTTCACGATCACCGCCACCATCATTGCCAAAACTTTCAGGAGTATCATCACCGCTACCGCCGTTGCCTTCATACCAACCAAAAGATAATGAACTTGAAACACCACCAGCACCACGTGTTTTATCAATAATTTCAATATCTTCACAAAAAAGCACTGAATTACAAAAAACTGCAACAGAAGAATCAAATCACAAAAATGGACAAGAATCTCCTAAAATTAAACTACATGTTTCAGACAATAGTGAAAGGAATGCAGGAGATACAATTGTTGATAAAAGAAGCTCAAGTAGTGGAAGCATAAATCATGGTGGTGAATCAAGTGATCAGGGTTCAGGGAATGGACTTGGAGATTCACCAAACATAACTACCAATGAAATTGGTACACATACAGATAAAACTATTGCAGTAAACGGTAATAAAACCGAAGAAAACTCTAAAGGAAATGAACAAAAAGATTCAGTGGGTAACAcaggaaataaaaagagCCACCCAGGCAATCCAAGAAATCCAGATCATCCAAACAATCATCTCTCAACTTCAGGTACCAATCAAGGAGATTCAAGTGATGGATTTGTTGATGGGCCAAAAGATTCAACTGTTGGGGAAGGGGATACAGGTAGCAGGTCATTAAATACAGGTGGTGGacaaaatgaacaaaatatatcagGAGAACCGGATGGTGGTCAAGGAGGTCGTGGAGGTTCAGAAGGATCAGAGGATTCGGGAGGTGGATCAAATAGTGAACCAGGTACCATAGATAATGTTTCAGGAGAAAAAGAAACTAAAAGTACACCAGGGACATCTTTTAATATTGGACTAGACATTTTTAGGATCACATTAAAAGGCATGGACCAATTAAATAACCCTTTCAAGTTTTTTAGAACATATAAggataaaattataaatatctCTAATGAAATCCatggtatatataatacaactttaaatattataaaaaatggttTCGATAAATCTATTAATGtttttaatgaaattattgaaaatataagtttCGACTCTAAACAAGTAGAAAGACCTGATGATTCAGGCGATAAAAGACATGGATCAGACGGCACAGGGGATAAATCGCCTACATCTGATGACTCACCACCGCATCAAGGAGGTTCGACTCAAAGAAATCCAACACAAGAAAATTCGCATCAAATTTCACTAACACCAAGTTCAAATGAACAAACTAGGGAAACGAAATCGTCTCAGGACACACctgaaaacaaaaattataaaagcAGTCGCGAAGAACCTCAAAAACCAGTGCCAGCACCAGTGATTAAACTAAAAAATTCAGTAACCGAAGTAAAGGAAAATGGAACAACAGGaatatatgttaatataCTCAAAAAATACAAACCAATTggaattttaattatagcTCTATTAGCTCCCATTACTTTATTAATTGTATACAaggtaaataaaataaaattatgatgtatacactttttaaaatatttttccacgaaaatattatatatgtttcataattttatgttagtatttttcatttggATGGAGAAAGGAATTGAAGAGAAAACAAAACATGAAAAAGgttataaaattgtttgGTGGAAATAAAACGacaaaaaaagttataaaCTCAACTAATgggaaaaaacaaatgcaaataattataaattcatCTGAACACAAAAAACAGACTAAAAAATCTATAAATTACGTTTATAGGGGAAAATCTccattattaaatatatacaaccATGTACAGGTTAACCCTGCaccatttattaatttattttttttattaatattttttgtttataaaagaaaaaaaaattctttggattgataaatttaattaatgtcttatattttttgtaaaataacCAAAGTTCCGATGTTTATGGCACTGACTTTAAAAttcaatataaatataaaaatgataaataagtaaattcagttattactattattattgttatagTTAAATAAACTCATAAGtataatcaaaaaatatatttatgtataatattataatataaatatatgtattttaatAATCTATATAAAACTATGATGTTTAACCGATTCGTTTTGTTTCCATTATAATAGTTTtctataattataataataacgctaattactaatataatgaataactaaaaagcatatattttataaaaccATTTATTATTGAAAGAATTCataatagtttttttaaaaaatataataattttcccCTAAATCGtttttatatgtacatacaattgttttttatgcatactcagtaaaaaaaatataaaagtagATATTTCCTATAATTAACAGTTATTGAAATAACAAATCAataacatataataatccATTATAAAGGTATCAATGTTATATTCTTGTTAAAGATCCACTTTGGGATATgtgattttatatttcaaaaacTGGATAAATAGAGAAAAAGTTAAAGGCAAAATTAGTCTTAAatatctttttattattctatattggcatatattatattatcagTGTTTAATgaatcattatttttttaatttaaaatagtattgttttatcatagaattaataaaatatagaatgttaataaattaaatgaatacATATACATTGATAACTATAGCAgtagaatatataatataaaaatgaattatgtaaaacatttaacaaatatttatctaaatttatatattaaaagagCAAATATACCTTATATTTATCCTCTTAAAGTGGAATATAGAAACCTAATTAAACatagttttatattatactttaaaattttcatcaatAGTTATTTATGTGCTAATATttactatatattattttaaaagcaATTTACATTCAAAggattatttaaatttatagcTTAATAAATGCGGTTCAGTGCTAATTGTTGTTTTAAGGAATGGAAAAGATATGcaaaatgtattataaaattacccaataaagaataattttaaattgaaatatttaggaataaaaataaagttatctgacttattaaaataaattatgaatttatctatattaaataaaaataatattagaattatataatttagaTAGATAATGGATCATGCAActtaatttgaaaatactatattttaataaaatattggtatatattataagaaataactatataaacatttagtatattttaaaaaattactatttatatacttttaagtattatagtaataatagtattttttattttttaaatttatacaGTATTTAAGTTTTAGAAGGGCAATCATTAAAACataagatataaatatattcattttctatGTTCAAACATACtttaaattcattataaaagtatattaatttttataataaagttATGCCAGCTGTTAGTATGAATAgcattttttgtatataattcattatatatatatttaattaaaatgtattaaGTAACTCTCTATTTAAGGTAATTTAGCTAATTATGATAAGCGGAAATAGAACGTTTCTttactaataatattgttttattatgtataataatttaattattaaacagttataatatatttaactaCAGAcaattgttatatataggGTTAAAGTATTTGCGTTACATATTGGGGGAAACGTATATAAAACATCATGATTTTACtaaatttacaaatttaaaatgaaatatcaTCACAATGGATGCAAATATagtatatgcattttttaataataatgttttcctttacattttttgatattgcattatatataaatatcattaaactttattttcataaatttttcaataatacatgtttttattaattatttttaaatgttttataGTGTAGTAACTTCCTTTTAGTAAGGATGAACTTTCCCGATCAATTGGACAGTGACGGaaagtattattttaaaaatgatgattatttgaaaaagtATTGTGATAACGAAAATTGTGGGAGTGATCTCGAAAAAGTTAATGCtgtatgtttatatttttttaaataattctttGGGAGTTCTGAGTTGTTTAAGTCTGTTGCAAAAAGTAACATTAATATTGTTGAATACATTATGATATGGTTAAGTTATATGTTAAACCtaaaggaaaataataatggtaGCGACAGTCtaacttatttttatactacatttataaataaacaagAAAAGTATAGAAATTCTATAACAGGTGTTGGTGCTTATAGTAGTTATAAGGATCTTATagataaaacaaatatgatgaatatggatattaaagatatatctaaattttatgatacatttatattattatgtgaAATGTATTCTGTATTTGATGTAGACAAAAATGATTGCACAAAATGTTTGGATAAAGCTAATCAATTtgttgaaaaatataaaaatctGAATGAAAATTCTAATAATACTGAAGGCAGTccatatagaaaaatattgtttacATTATCAAATGattatgataatttaaaaaatgaatgtaAAGATGCTCAAGGTAGCAATTTTCCACTCCTTACAGAAATAAAAACACCACAAAATGCTACAAAAGATCCTGAACAAGCTTCTGTACAAAATTCTGCACAAACATCTGAAGTTACATCATTAAGTTCGCCGATAGGAAACATATTGATTCCAGTTTTATCGATATTTGGTGCAatagcattttttttaggaaTTTCTTATaaggtaaataataagccaattaaaatatattcaacaTCAagtaatttataaatataagtaaattatacatttttttaatttttatattagtattcattatttagGTCTCGAAAACGATCTCGAAAACAACATTTAAGAGAAaagctaaaaaaataaagaagaaactggataattaatatatgatcATAATAATAGCGATCAATATactttaatatatttttatatttgtaaataacaaaattttgatcataatttttgcataatttttatatagtttttatgTTGTGGGTCAGGGTTATGTTTGTGGATCCCATATTTGGGTTAGGGTTAAGTATTACATtgcatttaattttttataatttgataaCGTTTATTAGTTTAAAGaattgttttaaatatatataggaaataaattattaaaatatgtaaaggATAAGTTGtagtttttaatatttatattaagtGTAAATATGTAAGAAAAAATGAGGATGAAAATAAAcgaataaagaaatatatttttataaattataagaaTTTCATTTCGTGTTAATATAACTTAATGTTAAATGTGTTGAACTATGTactttttgtattttattgcTAATTTTTGGTTAATGGTTTATGGGGCAATTGGTCGAATATTGGGATCGATGTAGAAAGATGACTCCCCAGTATAAATTTGATTCTATAAGAGAAAGttgatttaaataattacaatatttaatatgaaCAACTGGGGAATGAGGGAATtggaagaaaataatttattatgatTTCCTCCATCAGTGACATCTGAATCGGATGATAAATGGAATAAGTGAAGGAggaattaatttaaatggaATAGAAGTGTTAAGTACTATTTGgaggaaatatatttaaagaaGGTAAGCTAAGTTAAAGGcatgtttattttaatacccattattttaagaattagtataatgttttaaaaataattttacacttgaaaatgttatatattttggtGATTTTTACGCTAGTGTTTATGTtagtatttataaattgtGGAAGAAGTAGgattatcaaatatatacaaactTATGCAAACAGATCCTGCACagttattaattttttgtttatagaAGGAAAAACggttatttatataataaatttaattaacttatatttgaagttgaatttaaaaaatatatatttaaataataataaatagtaaTCTTGGCTATTCGTATAAAgaagtattatatatatatgatatatgcCAAGAATTTGCttcttattttataataaaacataaagaAATTTTCTATATGGTGAAATTCTCTATTATAACtgaattataatatttatttgacttaattattatttataaaagtCAAAATATTGTAGTGtttaaatacaaaaagCGTCTTAACATCTgttaaatgaatataatgaaaataaaacttaATAGTATTAAGtgtatttcatttttcgacttgagataaaaataaattggtATCTCATTCAATATATTGGTtctatatgtattatttttgtgatttaatattataatttgattatttgtttgagttacatttaaaaatatgaatattttatgttattttaatagaaatcatatatttgatGCTGTATATTCAGAGatatgtttataaataaaattattacatataaatatataaaaaaatatatttttacacaaaatcggtaaataaaatggagAATATTAATAAGTAATACTTAAAATTGgagaaatattataataaaatataataaattagaaacgatttaaatgtaaatatcAATGGTGCTTTGCTAATGTTTTCATTATGTGtttgtatttattcatataaaaaaatatatccaatattttattattttaatagatatttattaatgtGTTCATATGTGAACAATAATaggaaaatataagtttataaaatattaaaaacgTACCACTAAACCCACCAAcgtattataaattatattaaaagtcTATTTGTATACCaattttccaaaaaatatattttatggaaaattattatatacatatatttttttataattaaaatattaaaaacgGTGTATTTTTTAGAGAAGAGttaatatttctttgaaaaaaaacataatatatatatccataaacaattttaatgaaataacgaaatttattataacaattacattaattaattttacaaaaagtgtaaaaagttaataaataaaataaattcgttttttttatagatatattcatttattcataaattttagaacaaaaaactagtaaatattactattttgtGAATAAATATCAAGTTACCGACATTACCTCAAACTTCATATATTAgttcttttatttaataaaggTAAAAATGAGAGTCAgtgttttaaaatatgttctTTTTTCAATTGTTATTTGTTCTTTTGAATATGCCAAAAATGTAAGTTACactttattttcttttattattaataatatttcattatagttttcgtatatatttgtttcaCATTAGCCTTATATTATTGTCTCATGTATTGGCAAAACCCTTATGTTAAGTTAAACCAACAATTAAAATTGGTTATATATGtgttaatatttcatttctttGCAGGAACTATACTTTGTAAACGATAGAGGGATATGCCTTGAAAGGAATGTAATAAACTTTAGAAATAATAGGACATTAGCAGATGCAGATAACGAATTTgatttaaatgaattttatgaatCAACTTTGAGTCTTGCAAGCCAACTTGGTGATTATGTTGAAGGTAACAAAGAAATAACAAACcttcaaaatattatagatTCACATATAAAGAAGCATAAAGAAAGTAACACATCActtgatttaaaaaatgtagatagtaaaacaaaaaaattaattaatgaGTGTCGAAAAGAATtagaagaattaaaaaaaaaaattgctGATAAAACGAATGGCGAATTAGCAATACAACCAATACtggataaaaaaataataaaaaaagatggAAATAGTTCTGTATCAGAACATGAAGGCTTTAAACAATTGaaagataatgaaaataataaaattatatcaaGTAATTGTCATATGAAATCAAAAgtgattaaaaaatttataaaagaaGGAATCAAATTTATCCTGTCGGGGTTGGCATTTTTAGCAGTTGTTGTTTTAATACCAATAATAGGGTTGCCGAGCTTATTTATACTACTCATACCATCTGGATTTTCTACAATTTTTTCCCTTATTAGACTCAACAAATTATACATTAAAttcgaaaaaatattaaaataacaactttttattattatgcttTATTATACATGTTTAAATGActagaaataatataattaataatttatgcCATAAAAGTTATactttttacattttatataataattaaatataatttaattgcttgttatattattatatattttaatttgatatataatcacgttatataattaatttatctGTGATTACCGTTTGTTAAAAACTCATTTGTCTATTTCCatgcacatatattatgtattaatgaatttttaaTGTACTAATTTTTAgctaatatttataattattttaaataaacaaatttaagcacactattaataaaattataagcTATATTGATGGTTCAAATTTAGGTTTAGAGTTTCGTTTTGGAGAACTCGTATTTTGGGTCATGATCCTGTATTGTGGGTTATAGTTTTGGTCTATGGAATCTATGTTTTGGGTTAgggttatatttttattaatttgtttataatttgatcatatttatttgtctATAAATGgtgattaaatatatatatatactatacTCGTATGTTTAATCTCGAAATTAAGTCCAAATATGTACCACCCAAAGGAGCATAGCTATTAATATGAAAGGAGTTcataacattttttccataaagTGTAATATTGGTTTAATATGATTAAAATAGCatattgaatatattaatatagatattgactatatatgaattcatattatatatatcataattatttattacataaaaCTTGTTAACTCATAGTTATATTGAATTATGcatatcataatatatttctctAACGAAACATTTATTAAGTAAAACTTATTACctgtattatatttattttaatttaaattttatttttataaccGAACAGTATAATAACCTTATATATCAGagtataaattataattcgATTAATACTGAATATTCCtctatattataatattccCTCAGGTTaatggatatatttttattgttaattaaacatattaccaatatataataggcagtcataaaatatagattcATGGAATATAAATCGAGATTCGACGACGCAACGATAcctataaaatatgttttatgcATCTacca
This window harbors:
- a CDS encoding BIR protein, which translates into the protein MPKDLCAIFQNVNNLFNKGELDFDAINLKNGPYIRYCPYHIESRKYECKNIYDGLNALCMHLFTELYKIPGEAMKFKSGNNEYVGYIMMWLSYRLFQINDYNDPTLLQFYKNYLMNTFINYEHLDKIKKNRYLKDANIVYMSQLYNLFNGICNLTLKYSINPTEISPIILGSNQIYNIHKNLYNDIKECDSYLYLLNTLKTEYEKIKNKITKNKRRDLISGQLYANIKNLVDTRKLDKKYKSGFGFEECIRENSKINKKFPNPATKDQNPKPSSERNRPSKPHTTIKKPVQKGISRSPPPSLPKLSGVSSPLPPLPSYQPKDNELETPPAPRVLSIISISSQKSTELQKTATEESNHKNGQESPKIKLHVSDNSERNAGDTIVDKRSSSSGSINHGGESSDQGSGNGLGDSPNITTNEIGTHTDKTIAVNGNKTEENSKGNEQKDSVGNTGNKKSHPGNPRNPDHPNNHLSTSGTNQGDSSDGFVDGPKDSTVGEGDTGSRSLNTGGGQNEQNISGEPDGGQGGRGGSEGSEDSGGGSNSEPGTIDNVSGEKETKSTPGTSFNIGLDIFRITLKGMDQLNNPFKFFRTYKDKIINISNEIHGIYNTTLNIIKNGFDKSINVFNEIIENISFDSKQVERPDDSGDKRHGSDGTGDKSPTSDDSPPHQGGSTQRNPTQENSHQISLTPSSNEQTRETKSSQDTPENKNYKSSREEPQKPVPAPVIKLKNSVTEVKENGTTGIYVNILKKYKPIGILIIALLAPITLLIVYKYFSFGWRKELKRKQNMKKVIKLFGGNKTTKKVINSTNGKKQMQIIINSSEHKKQTKKSINYVYRGKSPLLNIYNHVQVNPAPFINLFFLLIFFVYKRKKNSLD
- a CDS encoding fam-b protein → MRVSVLKYVLFSIVICSFEYAKNELYFVNDRGICLERNVINFRNNRTLADADNEFDLNEFYESTLSLASQLGDYVEGNKEITNLQNIIDSHIKKHKESNTSLDLKNVDSKTKKLINECRKELEELKKKIADKTNGELAIQPILDKKIIKKDGNSSVSEHEGFKQLKDNENNKIISSNCHMKSKVIKKFIKEGIKFILSGLAFLAVVVLIPIIGLPSLFILLIPSGFSTIFSLIRLNKLYIKFEKILK